The proteins below come from a single Chitinophaga pinensis DSM 2588 genomic window:
- a CDS encoding IS4 family transposase yields MSKSKFFSGQPIFNQLLSFIPTTLIDKVCRETNADYYYKHFKAFDHLVTMLFSSFHQCTSLRELHTGLLANQHRLHHLGIKHTPRRSTISDANRTRPVAFFEKLYHRLYNHHYQAFSPDSRKRKSLVDRLFIVDSTTVSLFSNVMKGAGVIRMDGRKKGGIKAHVLMTAKTELPSFTILTEAAKNDRIIMPQLELLPGSIIAMDRAYVNYKLMKEWTEKEITWVTRVTKSMKIKLLTRNRLKILHKRKGILKDWVIQLGNPLTEEKSPVQTARVISIYDIEIQKRKYIC; encoded by the coding sequence ATGAGCAAAAGTAAATTTTTTTCCGGACAGCCGATTTTTAATCAACTACTTTCTTTTATACCAACCACGTTGATAGATAAAGTCTGTAGAGAGACAAACGCAGATTACTATTATAAGCATTTTAAGGCTTTTGACCATTTGGTAACAATGCTATTTAGTAGTTTTCATCAGTGTACTTCATTACGAGAGCTTCATACAGGATTGTTAGCCAACCAGCATCGGCTTCACCATTTGGGCATTAAACATACCCCGCGTCGAAGCACTATTTCCGATGCTAACAGGACGCGTCCGGTGGCGTTTTTTGAAAAGCTCTATCATCGTCTATATAACCATCATTATCAAGCGTTTTCCCCGGACAGCCGAAAGAGAAAATCGTTGGTTGACCGGTTATTCATAGTGGACTCGACGACGGTCAGCCTATTTTCTAATGTAATGAAGGGGGCAGGTGTAATTAGAATGGACGGCAGAAAGAAGGGAGGAATAAAGGCGCACGTATTGATGACGGCCAAAACAGAACTACCAAGCTTTACTATTCTGACGGAAGCTGCCAAAAATGATAGAATCATTATGCCACAGTTAGAGCTCTTGCCAGGTTCTATAATAGCCATGGATAGAGCTTATGTGAACTATAAACTCATGAAGGAATGGACTGAAAAAGAGATCACGTGGGTAACTCGTGTAACCAAGAGTATGAAAATAAAATTATTGACACGAAACAGATTAAAAATACTCCATAAAAGAAAAGGTATCTTAAAAGATTGGGTTATTCAACTAGGTAACCCTCTAACAGAGGAGAAAAGTCCTGTACAGACGGCGCGTGTAATCAGCATTTACGATATAGAAATACAAAAAAGAAAATACATCTGTTAA
- a CDS encoding SusC/RagA family TonB-linked outer membrane protein, producing the protein MFLKILRLLSCFALILVHAYPVLAQNRVIEGKVIDSSSNSPLPGVTVRIAGTKSGTATDINGVFRLTLTADARELIFSSIDYAPQTVAIANQSTFSVKLAPLSRELKGVEVVSVGYGTMDRKEVSSAITHVRAEDLKSVAANNPLMSLQGKVAGLTVSNTSTADPNSSPSIQLRGVSSRSAGLGPLYVINGVPGGNIDNINQNDIESIDVLKGGAASAIYGTRGSNGVIIITTKKGTGDSKMVYSGYVSMDRLTMKPEVLTAEEFRKFRVGATPAQGIDYGGNTDWMKSVTREPAYAQKHTLQISGGTARDNYFASADYRNADGIDLRASKKEYGARLNLNHTSKEDVYTVSFNVAPRYMKTSNADQGNFNNALTLNPTLPIYDSTGYRYINTGFFSNNPVENARLIKSQAEIKQLDMSGSFRVNITRNLNSMVTISNIRSSYKNLFFSPSTLTTIVHAGQVTKTNYASQEQQDNDQRNLEWTINYALNLNRNHFKFLGGYSYSYFNYQQFAANNYDFPFDTFLWNNLGSGTWNGGDKGNGQSAVSSTQNDSRLAAFFGRINYDYDNKYILTVSLRHEGSSKFGRNNKWGSFPAVSAAWRISDEDFLKDKISWLNDLKLRADYGVTGNQDFGNYLSLLLYGGYGYFPFNGTTYQVYGPSQNINPNLGWEKAINFNVGLDFDLFKSRVSGSVNYYVRTNKDLLGYYNVPLPPNPQSQTFSNVGTMKNTGLEIQLNGSVVQSKDFSYNVSFATALNNNKFVSFSNKLYQGAPFQDVAGLPAPGSPGNIQRLQEGHRIGDFYMLKSAGVNENGALLAYKKDGSIVTANQTNADDKQFVGNGLPKFTGSLGNTFRYKNWDLNIFFRGNFGYKLFNMQAFYVGTPATQSDANTLKSAYDPKSKYAKLTSSSTTALASDYFLESGSFVKIDNVSLGYGREVNSKYLHAFRVYASASNLHTFTSFKGGDPDLYPINGLTPGVQGNLNFYPATIQLLGGLQVTF; encoded by the coding sequence ATGTTTTTAAAAATTCTACGATTACTGAGCTGCTTTGCCCTGATCTTAGTCCACGCTTACCCGGTACTTGCCCAGAACAGAGTCATAGAAGGTAAAGTTATTGACTCTTCCAGCAACAGTCCATTACCAGGAGTGACTGTCAGAATTGCAGGTACCAAATCGGGCACCGCCACCGACATCAACGGCGTATTCCGGCTGACGCTTACGGCTGATGCCCGTGAACTTATTTTTTCTTCCATTGATTATGCACCCCAGACAGTTGCTATTGCCAACCAAAGTACTTTCTCTGTAAAACTTGCTCCGCTCAGCCGTGAACTTAAAGGCGTTGAAGTGGTGAGTGTAGGTTATGGTACAATGGACAGAAAGGAAGTTTCCAGTGCGATTACGCATGTGCGGGCGGAAGATCTGAAATCTGTTGCTGCCAATAACCCGCTGATGTCCTTACAGGGAAAGGTAGCCGGTTTAACCGTATCCAACACCTCCACGGCTGATCCTAACTCCTCTCCGAGCATCCAGCTGCGAGGCGTATCCTCCCGTAGTGCGGGTCTGGGACCTTTGTATGTCATCAATGGCGTACCAGGTGGTAATATCGACAACATTAACCAGAACGATATCGAATCCATCGACGTGCTGAAAGGCGGCGCCGCTTCAGCGATTTACGGTACGAGAGGTAGTAATGGTGTCATCATCATCACAACCAAGAAAGGCACTGGTGATTCCAAAATGGTATACAGTGGTTATGTGAGCATGGATCGTCTCACCATGAAGCCTGAAGTACTCACGGCAGAAGAGTTCCGGAAGTTCCGTGTCGGCGCTACACCGGCACAGGGTATCGACTATGGCGGTAATACCGACTGGATGAAATCAGTCACCCGTGAGCCTGCGTATGCACAGAAGCATACCCTGCAGATTTCCGGTGGAACGGCCAGGGATAACTATTTCGCTTCGGCTGATTACAGGAATGCGGATGGTATTGACCTGCGTGCTTCCAAAAAGGAATATGGCGCACGTCTGAACCTGAATCATACTTCCAAAGAAGATGTTTATACGGTTTCCTTCAATGTTGCACCGAGGTATATGAAAACCAGTAATGCAGACCAGGGAAACTTCAATAATGCGCTTACGCTGAATCCGACGCTGCCTATTTACGACAGCACCGGCTATCGTTATATCAATACCGGCTTTTTCTCCAATAATCCGGTGGAGAATGCACGGCTGATCAAAAGTCAGGCGGAGATCAAACAACTGGATATGAGCGGCTCTTTCCGGGTCAATATCACCAGGAATCTGAACTCCATGGTGACGATCTCCAACATCCGGTCTTCCTACAAGAATCTGTTCTTCTCTCCTTCTACCCTGACGACGATTGTACATGCAGGGCAGGTAACGAAGACGAACTATGCTTCACAGGAGCAGCAGGATAATGACCAGCGTAATCTGGAATGGACCATCAATTATGCGTTGAATCTGAACAGGAATCACTTTAAGTTCCTGGGCGGTTATTCTTACAGCTACTTCAATTACCAGCAATTCGCGGCTAACAACTATGATTTTCCATTCGATACTTTCCTGTGGAATAATCTGGGTTCCGGTACCTGGAATGGAGGTGATAAAGGCAACGGACAAAGCGCAGTGTCTTCCACACAGAATGACTCCAGACTGGCCGCATTCTTTGGCAGGATCAACTATGATTATGATAATAAGTATATCCTGACGGTGAGTCTGCGTCATGAAGGTTCTTCTAAATTCGGCAGAAACAACAAATGGGGTAGTTTCCCGGCGGTATCTGCTGCATGGCGTATCTCTGACGAGGATTTCCTGAAGGATAAAATCAGCTGGCTGAATGACCTGAAACTGAGAGCCGATTACGGTGTGACCGGTAACCAGGATTTTGGTAATTATCTGTCCTTACTGTTGTATGGCGGATATGGTTATTTCCCTTTCAACGGCACGACTTACCAGGTGTATGGACCTTCGCAGAATATCAATCCTAACCTGGGTTGGGAAAAAGCAATCAACTTTAACGTAGGTCTTGACTTTGATCTGTTTAAAAGCCGTGTGTCAGGTTCGGTGAACTACTATGTACGTACCAACAAGGACCTGCTGGGTTATTACAATGTACCGTTGCCACCCAATCCGCAGTCACAGACCTTCAGCAACGTGGGTACTATGAAAAACACCGGTCTGGAAATCCAGCTGAACGGATCCGTGGTACAGTCAAAAGACTTCAGCTACAATGTGTCTTTTGCGACGGCTTTAAATAATAACAAATTCGTCTCTTTCTCTAATAAACTGTACCAGGGAGCACCATTCCAGGATGTAGCGGGATTACCTGCACCAGGTAGTCCGGGTAACATCCAGCGTTTACAGGAAGGACATCGTATCGGGGACTTTTACATGCTGAAGTCAGCAGGTGTAAATGAGAATGGCGCATTGCTGGCGTATAAAAAAGACGGCAGTATTGTAACGGCTAACCAGACTAATGCAGATGATAAGCAGTTTGTGGGGAATGGTTTGCCGAAATTCACCGGTTCATTAGGTAACACTTTCCGTTATAAGAACTGGGACCTGAATATCTTCTTCAGGGGTAATTTCGGCTACAAGCTGTTCAACATGCAGGCATTTTATGTGGGTACGCCGGCTACACAGTCCGACGCCAATACGCTGAAATCTGCCTACGATCCGAAGAGCAAGTATGCTAAACTGACCAGTTCTTCTACCACAGCCCTTGCTTCCGACTATTTCCTGGAATCGGGTTCTTTCGTGAAGATCGACAACGTATCGCTGGGTTATGGCCGTGAAGTCAATTCCAAGTACCTGCATGCGTTCAGGGTATATGCTTCAGCGAGCAACCTGCATACGTTCACCAGCTTCAAGGGAGGCGATCCTGATCTGTACCCTATTAACGGCTTAACGCCTGGCGTGCAGGGTAATCTGAATTTCTATCCGGCGACAATTCAGTTACTGGGAGGCTTACAGGTAACATTCTAA
- a CDS encoding IS4 family transposase, with translation MSKSKFFSGQPIFNQLLSFIPTTLIDKVCRETNADYYYKHFKAFDHLVTMLFSSFHQCTSLRELHTGLLANQHRLHHLGIKHTPRRSTISDANRTRPVAFFEKLYHRLYNHHYQAFSPDSRKRKSLVDRLFIVDSTTVSLFSNVMKGAGVIRMDGRKKGGIKAHVLMTAKTELPSFTILTEAAKNDRIIMPQLELLPGSIIAMDRAYVNYKLMKEWTEKEITWVTRVTKSMKIKLLTRNRLKILNKRKGILKDWVIQLGNPLTEEKSPVQTARVISIYDRNTKKKIHLLTNNFTYTPTTIRKLYQKRWAIEMLFKRIKQNSQLNNFLGENKNAISIQLWCTLIKDLLTKIVKDKLTEKGSKKWSFSNLTGFLRLHLYTYIHLMNFLAEPEYALLQHNKGPDQINLQLKLFSF, from the coding sequence ATGAGCAAAAGTAAATTTTTTTCCGGACAGCCGATTTTTAATCAACTACTTTCTTTTATACCAACCACGTTGATAGATAAAGTCTGTAGAGAGACAAACGCAGATTACTATTATAAGCATTTTAAGGCTTTTGACCATTTGGTAACAATGCTATTTAGTAGTTTTCATCAGTGTACTTCATTACGAGAGCTTCATACAGGATTGTTAGCCAACCAGCATCGGCTTCACCATTTGGGCATTAAACATACCCCGCGTCGAAGCACTATTTCCGATGCTAACAGGACGCGTCCGGTGGCGTTTTTTGAAAAGCTTTATCATCGTCTATATAACCATCATTATCAAGCGTTTTCCCCGGACAGCCGAAAGAGAAAATCGTTGGTTGACCGGTTATTCATAGTGGACTCGACGACGGTCAGCCTATTTTCTAATGTAATGAAGGGGGCAGGTGTAATTAGAATGGACGGCAGAAAGAAGGGAGGAATAAAGGCGCACGTATTGATGACGGCCAAAACAGAACTACCAAGCTTTACTATTCTGACGGAAGCTGCCAAAAATGATAGAATCATTATGCCACAGTTAGAGCTCTTGCCAGGTTCTATAATAGCCATGGATAGAGCTTATGTGAACTATAAACTCATGAAGGAATGGACTGAAAAAGAGATCACGTGGGTAACTCGTGTAACCAAGAGTATGAAAATAAAATTATTGACACGAAACAGATTAAAAATACTCAATAAAAGAAAAGGTATCCTAAAAGATTGGGTTATTCAACTAGGTAACCCTCTAACAGAGGAGAAAAGTCCTGTACAGACGGCGCGTGTAATCAGCATTTACGATAGAAATACAAAAAAGAAAATACATCTGTTAACAAACAATTTTACTTATACGCCGACAACGATCAGGAAATTGTATCAAAAGCGATGGGCAATCGAAATGCTTTTTAAAAGAATTAAGCAGAACTCTCAATTAAACAATTTTTTAGGTGAAAACAAAAATGCTATAAGTATACAGCTCTGGTGCACGCTAATAAAGGATTTACTGACAAAGATCGTAAAAGACAAGCTGACAGAGAAAGGGAGTAAAAAATGGTCTTTTAGTAACCTAACTGGCTTTCTAAGGTTACATCTTTACACTTATATCCACCTAATGAATTTTCTGGCAGAACCCGAGTATGCACTTTTACAGCATAATAAGGGGCCAGATCAGATAAACCTGCAATTGAAATTATTCTCCTTTTAA
- a CDS encoding DUF6377 domain-containing protein, with translation MDKLLVVLFLLFTGFNGYAQTGKSDSLLNVLKTELRKSNLYDQAKQTHIDRLRTQLFCADTFNFHTQFRLCEQIFEEYHSFKFDSAFVYVRKMINLSSKFHKTDDLVHSKILLGTILLNTGFYKEAFDVADDIDSSGLSDTRKTDYLILRARLNAGIAEYNNDAYFSGQYYQQSQADFKTAETVTPSNAFEQTINLAFLPDSVKQRRLTPDFFFNTIIHHPLTHHGIAMVSTRISYAYTGYDRIMFLALAAISDVRSSTKETLAIFLLGQELYKLDKTNDAYLLIQEASHNARFYGTRNRAVQIETMLPLIAGKVIDQKQHEKDRLLIGLLLFLIVAVVLFFLLVIYRKQMQRIKENERMIKEKNGELEKVNGRLWESSRIKEELIGLFFKTCSSYIETLDRIKQRTLHNIKLGKYKDVTQFLEDVQVDEEKENLYTMLDTVFLTMFPNFIISFNALLKKEDQIWPKSGDTLNATLRIFALIRLGINEQEAIAKILGYSVSTVYTYKMRVKSRALVPAADFEQKIMEIKFIDSYDH, from the coding sequence ATGGATAAATTATTAGTTGTTTTGTTTTTACTGTTTACCGGATTCAATGGATATGCGCAAACCGGTAAATCTGACAGTCTGCTGAATGTGCTTAAAACAGAATTGAGGAAAAGCAATCTTTATGACCAGGCAAAACAAACACATATCGACCGGTTACGAACCCAGCTGTTCTGTGCCGACACCTTTAACTTTCATACACAATTCAGGTTATGTGAACAGATTTTTGAGGAATACCACTCCTTTAAATTCGATTCGGCATTTGTATATGTCCGCAAGATGATCAATCTCTCTTCGAAGTTTCATAAAACAGATGACTTAGTCCATAGTAAGATTCTGCTCGGTACTATTTTGCTGAATACAGGTTTTTATAAAGAAGCCTTCGACGTAGCTGATGACATTGATAGCAGCGGGCTGTCCGATACACGCAAAACAGATTACCTGATCCTGCGGGCCCGGCTCAATGCCGGTATTGCGGAGTATAATAATGACGCCTATTTCTCCGGACAGTATTACCAGCAGTCACAAGCCGACTTTAAAACCGCCGAAACCGTTACACCGTCTAATGCTTTCGAACAAACCATCAACCTGGCCTTTCTGCCGGATTCAGTGAAGCAGCGGCGCCTGACGCCTGACTTCTTCTTTAATACCATCATCCACCACCCGCTGACCCACCACGGTATCGCCATGGTCTCCACCAGGATCAGCTACGCCTATACCGGCTATGACCGGATCATGTTCCTGGCCCTTGCTGCTATCAGTGACGTCCGTTCCTCCACCAAAGAAACACTGGCCATATTCCTGCTCGGACAGGAGTTATATAAGCTGGATAAGACAAATGACGCCTACCTGCTTATACAGGAAGCCTCCCATAATGCCAGGTTCTACGGCACCAGGAACCGCGCCGTGCAGATCGAAACCATGTTACCACTTATAGCAGGTAAAGTGATCGATCAGAAGCAGCATGAAAAGGACAGGCTCCTGATAGGCTTACTGCTCTTCCTGATCGTCGCGGTGGTATTATTTTTCCTGCTCGTTATCTACCGTAAACAGATGCAGCGGATCAAGGAAAATGAGCGGATGATCAAAGAAAAGAATGGCGAGCTGGAAAAAGTCAATGGGCGACTCTGGGAATCCTCCAGGATAAAAGAAGAGCTGATCGGTTTGTTTTTCAAAACCTGTTCCTCTTACATTGAAACCCTGGACAGAATAAAACAACGTACACTGCACAATATCAAACTGGGGAAATATAAGGATGTGACCCAGTTTCTCGAAGACGTACAGGTAGATGAAGAAAAGGAGAATCTGTACACCATGCTGGATACCGTATTCCTGACCATGTTCCCTAATTTCATTATCTCTTTTAATGCATTGCTGAAAAAGGAAGATCAGATATGGCCGAAATCAGGAGATACACTCAATGCCACACTCCGCATCTTTGCGCTCATTCGCCTGGGTATCAACGAACAGGAAGCGATTGCCAAGATATTGGGTTACAGTGTCAGCACGGTCTATACCTATAAAATGCGGGTGAAATCCCGCGCACTGGTGCCTGCCGCGGACTTTGAGCAGAAAATAATGGAGATAAAATTCATTGACAGTTACGACCATTGA
- a CDS encoding RagB/SusD family nutrient uptake outer membrane protein — translation MKKNYRKYIINAALITAMTMGSCTKLEESVYDRVDESQFLTRRDDVIRDFLRPFEHAYWSIQGNDVYAVGENSTDEIGTYNRQGDWQDGGYYQRMHYHTWTNQDGFTNGAWTAFYQGIVLATNSLQDMEGIADPRRLNVTPTELADFKAELRTLRAWFYIRAFDFYRNIVLVHDVKNTTVSGPQSPPAETFKYIEEELKAALPDLPKREALGEKGIGRWTQAGAAALLVRLYLNAQAYIKEDRFADCAAVCQDIIDGKYGSYQLDTRWDAPFDYTNTSLNSETIYGFPSSLSRTHWQYDGGMYFWSMTYDAAPLYCGFTDFGKSNPRFALQPGRNVDSVEYNFQLGKPFVKFQRYPDDLRLKLYKNLGNSKREGMFLYGYLPFQRNVNGNSVPDTVRGNKGDYPLFIRDQVGWFLGTKPGQPVADKESNMNHADHNSGVFLMKYPVYPTPDPNRITSAYAEVRLSEIYYSLAECKYRSGDKAGAAALLNAVRKRNYPDESTSLYKLDGSQLNDQEMLDEWGREFLGENRRRTDLVRWGVFNTGTWWDKQPDADDHTAIFPIGRDILGANPQFKQNPGY, via the coding sequence ATGAAAAAGAACTATAGAAAATATATCATAAACGCTGCGTTGATCACTGCAATGACAATGGGCAGCTGTACGAAACTGGAAGAAAGTGTGTATGACAGGGTTGACGAGTCGCAATTCCTGACCAGACGCGATGATGTGATCAGGGACTTTTTACGCCCGTTTGAGCACGCTTACTGGAGTATCCAGGGAAATGACGTCTATGCGGTGGGTGAAAACAGTACTGATGAAATAGGCACTTATAACCGTCAGGGTGACTGGCAGGATGGTGGTTATTATCAGCGTATGCACTATCATACCTGGACGAACCAGGATGGTTTTACCAATGGCGCCTGGACGGCTTTCTACCAGGGTATTGTACTGGCTACGAACTCACTGCAGGACATGGAGGGAATCGCTGATCCGAGGAGGCTGAATGTCACGCCTACGGAGCTGGCTGATTTTAAGGCGGAACTGAGAACGCTGCGCGCCTGGTTTTATATCAGGGCGTTTGATTTCTACCGCAATATTGTGCTTGTACATGATGTGAAAAACACGACGGTGAGCGGTCCACAGTCGCCGCCCGCAGAAACCTTTAAATACATAGAGGAAGAGCTGAAAGCGGCGCTGCCTGATCTGCCTAAACGCGAAGCGCTGGGCGAAAAAGGTATTGGCAGGTGGACACAGGCAGGTGCGGCTGCTTTACTGGTAAGACTGTATCTGAATGCACAGGCGTATATCAAGGAAGACAGGTTTGCAGATTGTGCGGCGGTATGTCAGGATATCATCGATGGTAAGTATGGTAGTTATCAACTGGATACCCGCTGGGATGCGCCGTTTGATTATACGAATACCTCTTTGAATTCAGAGACAATTTATGGGTTCCCTTCCAGTTTGTCTCGTACACACTGGCAGTATGATGGCGGCATGTATTTCTGGTCCATGACCTATGATGCGGCACCTTTGTATTGTGGTTTTACGGATTTCGGCAAATCCAATCCAAGGTTTGCGTTACAACCCGGAAGGAATGTTGATAGTGTTGAGTACAATTTCCAGCTGGGTAAGCCTTTTGTTAAGTTCCAGCGTTATCCGGACGACCTTCGACTGAAGCTTTACAAGAATCTTGGCAACAGTAAACGTGAAGGGATGTTCCTGTACGGTTACCTGCCTTTTCAGCGTAATGTAAATGGCAACTCCGTACCTGATACCGTACGCGGTAACAAGGGGGATTATCCGTTGTTTATCCGCGATCAGGTGGGTTGGTTTTTGGGAACGAAGCCTGGTCAGCCGGTAGCAGATAAAGAATCCAATATGAACCATGCTGACCATAATTCCGGTGTGTTCCTGATGAAATATCCGGTATATCCGACACCGGATCCCAATCGTATCACTTCGGCTTATGCGGAGGTACGTTTATCAGAGATTTATTATTCACTGGCGGAATGTAAGTATCGGTCGGGCGATAAGGCCGGCGCGGCTGCTTTACTGAATGCAGTGCGTAAGCGTAACTATCCGGACGAATCTACAAGTTTGTATAAGCTGGATGGTAGTCAGCTGAACGACCAGGAGATGCTGGATGAATGGGGACGTGAGTTTTTGGGTGAGAACCGCAGACGTACGGATCTGGTACGCTGGGGCGTATTTAATACGGGTACCTGGTGGGATAAGCAGCCAGATGCAGATGATCATACCGCGATATTCCCGATAGGAAGAGATATTCTCGGGGCAAACCCACAGTTTAAACAGAATCCCGGCTATTAG